The genomic window TGTGAGTCGTTACGTTTATATTTGATGCCGTCAATTTAAGCCGGGGATTGCTATGAAGGACAGGCTGGAGAAGATGCTCAACGTCAAAATCCTGGATATGGAGGAGCTTGAGGACAAAATAGTCGTCTATGTCCCTGAGGACCAGGTTAGAATCGCGGTCGGAAGTGGCGGTGCCGCGGTAAAGGCGGCTGAACTTGTCATAGGCAAGAAGATTGAAGTCAGGAGCAAGTGACGGCGGATTAATTCCACCCGCTGTTTTTTAGTTCCCCTTCTCCCAGCTTCCGCGTTAGTCTTTTCTCCCCGGGAGCTTTCTCAGTAGTATAACACTTTTAGTGATACAAATGGGAAAGGTTAAATAGGGACGTTCCTACTTACTCTGGTGATGCTCATGGAGTACAAGAACCCGATTGGAGTTGACATTGACCTTGAGACAGGCGTTATCCCCGGCGCCAAGAAGCTCGTCAGGAAACTGAGCGACCTCAGGGGCTACTTCCTCGATGGAG from Thermococcus sp. includes these protein-coding regions:
- a CDS encoding KH domain-containing protein; this translates as MKDRLEKMLNVKILDMEELEDKIVVYVPEDQVRIAVGSGGAAVKAAELVIGKKIEVRSK